The Vibrio chagasii genome includes a region encoding these proteins:
- a CDS encoding SulP family inorganic anion transporter, giving the protein MFEFPQFSKHSVKNDVLSGLTVALALVPEAVAFAFVAGVDPMVGLYAAFIVGLITSIFGGRPGMISGATGAMAVVMVSLVATHGVQYLFAAIMLAGLLQIAAGVFKLGKFIRIVPHPVMIGFVNGLAIVIFLAQLGQFKAPDLTGALTWLPSDQMTLMLGLVALTMAIIHFLPKLTTAVPSSLVAIVTVTALVVGLDLETRTVVDFLRTMSGDEAATLAGSLPTFSIPAVPFNLETLYIILPYAMILAAIGLIESLLTLTVLDEMTNTRGQSNRECVGQGMANVTCSVFGAMGGCAMIGQSMINVNSGGRGRLSGIVAAVALLMFILFGSALIEMIPLAALVGVMFMVVIGTFEWATFKLARRVPKQDFFVIVLVTVVTVMTDLAVAVFVGVIASALMFAWQHAKHIYADTCINEAGSKEYKVNGPIFFGSTANFLELFDAHEDPQDVIVDFANSRVTDHSAIEAIDTIAERYAAQGKTLHLRHLSQDCVAMLHKAGSLVEANVAEDPIYKVMSK; this is encoded by the coding sequence ATGTTCGAATTCCCACAATTTTCTAAGCACTCTGTAAAGAATGACGTACTGTCAGGCCTTACCGTAGCACTTGCTCTGGTACCTGAAGCTGTAGCATTCGCCTTTGTTGCTGGCGTTGACCCAATGGTTGGTCTGTACGCAGCATTCATCGTAGGTCTTATCACTTCAATCTTCGGTGGCCGCCCAGGCATGATTTCTGGTGCGACTGGCGCGATGGCTGTTGTAATGGTAAGCCTAGTTGCAACTCATGGTGTTCAATACCTATTCGCGGCAATTATGCTAGCTGGCCTACTGCAAATTGCAGCAGGTGTCTTCAAGCTAGGTAAATTTATCCGCATCGTTCCACACCCAGTAATGATTGGTTTCGTGAACGGCTTAGCTATCGTTATTTTCCTAGCTCAACTTGGTCAATTCAAAGCACCGGATCTAACAGGTGCATTAACTTGGCTACCAAGCGACCAGATGACTCTGATGTTAGGCCTAGTGGCACTAACTATGGCGATCATCCACTTCCTACCAAAACTGACGACAGCAGTACCATCTTCATTGGTTGCTATCGTAACTGTGACGGCATTGGTTGTAGGTCTTGATCTTGAAACTCGTACAGTTGTTGATTTCCTACGTACTATGTCTGGTGACGAAGCAGCAACGCTGGCGGGTTCTCTACCGACCTTCTCTATTCCAGCAGTACCGTTTAACCTAGAAACGCTATACATCATCCTACCTTACGCAATGATCCTTGCAGCGATTGGTCTAATCGAATCGCTACTAACGCTAACAGTACTAGACGAGATGACAAACACTCGTGGTCAATCTAACCGTGAATGTGTTGGTCAAGGTATGGCTAACGTGACGTGTTCAGTATTTGGCGCGATGGGTGGTTGTGCAATGATTGGTCAGTCAATGATCAACGTAAACTCTGGTGGCCGTGGTCGTCTATCGGGCATCGTTGCTGCTGTGGCATTGCTAATGTTCATCCTATTCGGTTCAGCACTTATCGAAATGATCCCGCTAGCGGCGCTAGTTGGTGTGATGTTCATGGTTGTTATTGGTACATTCGAATGGGCAACCTTCAAGCTTGCACGTCGCGTACCTAAGCAAGACTTCTTCGTTATCGTTCTTGTTACGGTTGTGACAGTAATGACTGACCTAGCGGTTGCTGTATTTGTGGGTGTTATTGCATCTGCACTGATGTTTGCATGGCAGCATGCTAAGCACATCTACGCGGATACTTGCATCAACGAAGCGGGTTCAAAAGAGTACAAAGTAAACGGTCCAATCTTCTTCGGTTCAACAGCGAACTTCCTTGAGTTATTTGACGCACATGAAGATCCACAAGACGTTATCGTTGATTTCGCGAACTCTCGCGTAACCGACCACTCTGCTATTGAAGCAATTGATACCATTGCTGAGCGTTACGCAGCACAAGGTAAAACGCTGCACCTTCGTCACCTAAGCCAAGACTGTGTTGCTATGCTGCACAAAGCAGGTAGCTTAGTAGAAGCAAACGTAGCAGAAGATCCAATCTACAAAGTAATGTCTAAGTAA
- a CDS encoding low molecular weight protein-tyrosine-phosphatase: MKKILVVCMGNICRSPTGEAVLRKKAKQFNIDVLVDSAGTIGFHQGSPPDSRSKAAGEKRGYSFKGITSRKVVANDFEEFDLILAADRANLTDLMSQCPAHLQYKLALFLSFGDSQYQEVPDPYYGEGDGFELVLDLIEESSEAILRSI, translated from the coding sequence ATGAAAAAGATACTCGTGGTTTGCATGGGGAATATTTGTCGCTCGCCAACGGGTGAAGCGGTATTACGAAAGAAGGCGAAGCAGTTCAATATTGATGTTCTAGTCGACTCTGCGGGGACGATTGGCTTCCATCAAGGCAGTCCGCCGGATTCACGCTCCAAAGCGGCAGGAGAGAAGCGGGGCTATAGCTTTAAAGGCATTACTTCACGAAAAGTCGTCGCAAATGATTTTGAAGAGTTTGACCTAATACTCGCAGCAGATAGAGCTAACTTGACTGACTTAATGAGCCAATGTCCGGCACACTTGCAATACAAACTGGCGTTGTTTTTGAGTTTCGGTGACTCGCAGTATCAAGAAGTTCCTGATCCGTATTATGGAGAGGGTGATGGGTTCGAACTGGTTTTGGACTTAATCGAAGAATCTAGTGAAGCGATATTAAGGTCGATTTGA
- the cobO gene encoding cob(I)yrinic acid a,c-diamide adenosyltransferase, with protein MSTEDNKEQRHKARQQKVKEQVDARVAAAQEVKGLLLVITGNGKGKSTSGFGTITRAVGHGKKCAVAQFVKGTWDNGEKNVLQKLDVEFQVMGTGFTWETQNKAQDIEAAQRVWTECKRMLADESIDVILFDELTYMVSYGYIELDEVVDALNNRPKMQSVIITGRGAHRTLTEMADTVSEVRNVKHAFESGVKALQGVDW; from the coding sequence ATGTCGACTGAAGACAACAAAGAACAACGTCATAAAGCAAGACAACAGAAAGTAAAAGAACAAGTCGATGCTCGTGTCGCTGCAGCTCAAGAAGTAAAAGGCCTGTTACTGGTCATCACTGGTAATGGTAAAGGCAAATCGACCTCAGGCTTTGGTACCATAACTCGCGCAGTAGGCCACGGTAAGAAATGTGCGGTTGCTCAGTTTGTTAAAGGCACTTGGGATAACGGCGAAAAGAATGTCCTGCAAAAGCTAGATGTTGAATTTCAGGTGATGGGCACTGGTTTTACCTGGGAAACGCAAAACAAAGCGCAAGATATCGAAGCGGCACAACGCGTATGGACAGAGTGTAAACGCATGCTGGCTGACGAGTCGATTGATGTGATTCTATTTGATGAGCTGACTTACATGGTGAGCTACGGTTACATTGAGCTAGATGAAGTAGTTGATGCGCTTAACAACCGTCCGAAGATGCAATCAGTGATCATTACAGGCCGTGGTGCACACCGCACACTAACTGAAATGGCAGACACCGTATCAGAGGTACGTAACGTAAAACACGCATTTGAATCTGGTGTTAAAGCGCTACAAGGCGTTGACTGGTAA